The following DNA comes from Frankia casuarinae.
TTCGCGCTGGCGGCGCTGGCCCGGTCGCTGGCTCCCGGAGCGTCGGCGGTGGCGCACACGGCGGCCGCCGTCGCCACCGCGACCAGCGCGGCCGGGGCCTGGCCGGGTTCCGGTTCCGGTTCCACAGCCCACGGCGGCACCGCCGCGACGAGTACCCAGGCCGGCGTCCCCGCAGCACAGTCCGTTCTTCCGGAGATGGGTGAGGTTCGATGAGTACCGCGGCGCAGTTCCCCGCGGGCCGGCCGACCGTGGCGGAGGCGTATGCCGCCTGCGAGGCCGTGACCAAGGAGGCGGCACGCAACTTCTCCTACGGCATTCGCCTGCTGCCGGCCGAGAAGCGGGGGGCGCTGAGCGCCGTCTACGCGCTCGCCCGCCGCCTCGACGACATCGGCGACGGCGATCTTCCCGAGGAGGCGAAGTTCGCCGGGCTGGCGCAGGTCCGCGCGGAGGTCGAGGAGCTGGGGACGAACAGCTCCGATGATCCGGTCTTCGTCGCCCTCGCCGACGCCGCCCGCCGGTTCCCGATCCCGTTGGAGGCGTTCATCGAACTCGCCGACGGGGTCGAGAGTGACGTGCGCGGCACCACCTACGACACGTTCGACGATCTCGTCGGCTACTGCCGCCTGGTCGCCGGGACGATCGGGCGTCTCTCGCTCGGCATCTTTGGCAGCGAGCGGGCCACCTCCCACCGCGACGCCTCGGGGGTCGCGGACGCCCTCGGGGTCGCACTCCAGCAGACGAACATCCTCCGGGACGTGCGCGAGGACCTGCTCGGCGGCCGGATCTACCTGCCGCGCCAGGAGCTGAAGGCCGCCGGCGTCGAACTCGAGGTGGACGCGACCGGTCGCCTCGGCGGCCCCCCCGACGCGCTCATCGCGTACCTGCGGACGTCGGCGCAGCGAGCGGAGGAGTGGTATGGGCGTGGGCTCGTCCTGCTCGACCTGCTCGACCGGCGCAGCGCGGCCTGTTGTGGGGCGATGGCCGGCATCTACCTGCGGCTCAACCGGCGGATCAAGACCGATCCGTCCGCGGTGCTCGATCGTCGGCTGGCGCTGCCCGGCTGGGAGAAGGCGGTCGTCGCCGCCCGCAGCCTCGCGGGGCGGCCCGAGATGAGGGCGGCATGACCACGGGTGCCGGTGCGGACGTCGCGCCGGCATGGGGGACGCGGCCCGCCGGGCGGACGGACGAACGCCCGCATCTCGCCGTCGTCGGCGGCGGGCTCGCGGGCATGGCCGCGGCGCTGCTGGCCGTGGACAGCGGGGCCCGCGTGACCCTGCTGGAGGCACG
Coding sequences within:
- the hpnD gene encoding presqualene diphosphate synthase HpnD, giving the protein MSTAAQFPAGRPTVAEAYAACEAVTKEAARNFSYGIRLLPAEKRGALSAVYALARRLDDIGDGDLPEEAKFAGLAQVRAEVEELGTNSSDDPVFVALADAARRFPIPLEAFIELADGVESDVRGTTYDTFDDLVGYCRLVAGTIGRLSLGIFGSERATSHRDASGVADALGVALQQTNILRDVREDLLGGRIYLPRQELKAAGVELEVDATGRLGGPPDALIAYLRTSAQRAEEWYGRGLVLLDLLDRRSAACCGAMAGIYLRLNRRIKTDPSAVLDRRLALPGWEKAVVAARSLAGRPEMRAA